The genomic window GCATACAAGCAAAACtagctaagaagaagaaaagacatgTCTTTGGACCAGAAAGCCATCAATGAAGGTGGCGTATAGTAAGTAAGAGATTTACCAGTATGTCCATCTCAATACTAACTTCCTCTGCTCTAGGTTGAAAGCTCGGGTTAGCCTGAGCAACTATACCCAACACTTTCTGTAGATCATCCGGTGACAGTTTTAACAATGCCAATCCAATATTACGCTTCTCCTCAATTGTGATTTTCCTGATACAATCGTTCACCACAACTGTAAGCAAATGATACATTGACCAGAGAACGCTCAAATTTAAGAGTGATTAGGCCAACCTGCATCTTTCCACAACTTTACGCATTAGCTTCTCCAGCTCGTCATTAGCATGGCAAATCTGGACAGCAATATATCAGTTTGTTAGTCAAAAGGTTAATAATACAAAAGGATCACtgatatggaaaaaaaaaataacctcATTCCCCAATTCTCTAGTTGTTTTGATATGAGATGCTTCTTTTGCTAGCAGCGCCTCCTTTGCTGCTtgcttctcctcttcctctcgTATTTTCTCCTGTAATCACTTTTGTTAACTTTGGTGCTACTAAGCTCCATCAAGAGAATAGTGTGAAAgattataacatttttgttaccTCTTCTTGAACCTTTGGAAGAAAGTGTGCCCACTTCTCCTCAAACTTTTCCAGTAACTTTTTCGCCATAGAGTAAACATCACTTGTTTCTTCATTATAATTCATTGCGTTCTCAAACACTAGCCGCATATCAGCATAAATTTGCATGACATGTTTGTACCCGGTACCATCCTTAGCctccatttgattttttatcgTGCTGAAGTCCATAGGCTTGTCAATAACCTACAATCAGATCAAACATGTTATAAAGAGACCCGCTTACAGAACAAAGACAATTTCATAACATTGAATGGAAACCGAggaaaacacacacaaaaaatcttaaacgTAGTCACATAGCAAAACATAGTAGTGTACTTTTAAGACTTCCCCCACAAAAATCTGATGCTTCTAATAGGCAAAAGCTATTTGGTCAGATGATCATACTCAAAGAATATACCAGTAAAGAAAGGTGAAATTCTGGTAGCTGTAATAGGCAAATGAAGTTTAATCAACTTTAAAGTTCGATTAAATGTTCTACCAAAGTAAGAATCAAAAAGGAAATTGGTAGCTCTAAGGCTCTAATAAGCAAAAGGCATTTACTCAGCTGATATTTCTATGTTTTACCAAAAGAAGATATCAACAAGGAAAGTTGAAAGCTGAGATGAAAAACGTTACCTCAAAGTAGTCATGCAAACCAAGACCTTCAACATTGACAGGATGCATAAACGGCCAAGCGCACTTATGCTGAGTTATCTGAGAAAatcaatacaaacaaaattaatgatCCAAGTTCTCCCTGGAGACAACAATTCAGGTGAAGAGATGATTCTTCTACCTGACGAAAGATTGTTCCAAATTGACGCATAAGGTCCTGCATTCTTTTAGCAGCAACAGCTTCTCTACGCGCAGCCTCTTGTTGAATCTTCCTAATCCCCACAACATGTCTCCCTTTTTCTGTAT from Arabidopsis thaliana chromosome 3, partial sequence includes these protein-coding regions:
- the GTE6 gene encoding general transcription factor group E6 (general transcription factor group E6 (GTE6); FUNCTIONS IN: histone acetyltransferase activity, DNA binding; INVOLVED IN: chromatin remodeling; LOCATED IN: nucleus; CONTAINS InterPro DOMAIN/s: Bromodomain (InterPro:IPR001487); BEST Arabidopsis thaliana protein match is: Transcription factor GTE6 (TAIR:AT2G34900.1).), yielding MADSVPGHVAGGGLQGFSVDAECIKQRVDEGFSLNNVVYRVLNLGIFVLHRYELLEHKLKEVEEFYSSIGVSNSGSIGKDTEKGRHVVGIRKIQQEAARREAVAAKRMQDLMRQFGTIFRQITQHKCAWPFMHPVNVEGLGLHDYFEVIDKPMDFSTIKNQMEAKDGTGYKHVMQIYADMRLVFENAMNYNEETSDVYSMAKKLLEKFEEKWAHFLPKVQEEEKIREEEEKQAAKEALLAKEASHIKTTRELGNEICHANDELEKLMRKVVERCRKITIEEKRNIGLALLKLSPDDLQKVLGIVAQANPSFQPRAEEVSIEMDILDEPTLWRLKFFVKDALDNAMKKKKEEETKTRELSGAQKKEVSKKRNATTKLAERKTKRSRI
- the GTE6 gene encoding general transcription factor group E6 (general transcription factor group E6 (GTE6); CONTAINS InterPro DOMAIN/s: Transcription factor GTE6 (InterPro:IPR017413), Bromodomain (InterPro:IPR001487); BEST Arabidopsis thaliana protein match is: Transcription factor GTE6 (TAIR:AT2G34900.1); Has 5717 Blast hits to 4627 proteins in 287 species: Archae - 6; Bacteria - 57; Metazoa - 3573; Fungi - 778; Plants - 500; Viruses - 0; Other Eukaryotes - 803 (source: NCBI BLink).) encodes the protein MADSVPGHVAGGGLQGFSVDAECIKQRVDEVLQWVDSLEHKLKEVEEFYSSIGVSNSGSIGKDTEKGRHVVGIRKIQQEAARREAVAAKRMQDLMRQFGTIFRQITQHKCAWPFMHPVNVEGLGLHDYFEVIDKPMDFSTIKNQMEAKDGTGYKHVMQIYADMRLVFENAMNYNEETSDVYSMAKKLLEKFEEKWAHFLPKVQEEEKIREEEEKQAAKEALLAKEASHIKTTRELGNEICHANDELEKLMRKVVERCRKITIEEKRNIGLALLKLSPDDLQKVLGIVAQANPSFQPRAEEVSIEMDILDEPTLWRLKFFVKDALDNAMKKKKEEETKTRELSGAQKKEVSKKRNATTKLAERKTKRSRI